From the genome of Aphanothece sacrum FPU1, one region includes:
- a CDS encoding ABC-F family ATP-binding cassette domain-containing protein, whose amino-acid sequence MTIFTLRSIKKDFGIKEILKDASFSLEEGDKVGLIGTNGSGKSTLLKMIARLEPIDGGEIWVNSGAKIVYLPQQPEMDENHTVLEQVFAHSGEQMALIRDYEELSHKLAHHQGDTNNLMVQLSSITQKIETVGAWEVETNAKIILTQLGIEDFEAKVGNLSGGYRKRIALASALLSQPDVLLMDEPTNHLDALSVEWLQSYLNRYQGALFLITHDRYFLDKVTNRIIEIDQGEIYNYSGNYSYFLEKKAESEESELSSQRKHAGVLRRELEWLKRGPKARSTKQKARIYRIEDMQQKEFKQTQGKVDISTASRRIGKKVIELNNISKSYDERTLIKDFTYIFTPQDRVGIIGQNGAGKSTLMNIITGKILPDSGIVEIGPTIHFGYFDQHSEDLLVNENQRVIEYLKEVAELVQTSDGSVITASQMLERFLFSPNQQYSPINKLSGGERRRLFLLQVLMTAPNVLILDEPTNDLDVQTLAVLEEYLEEFNGCVIVVSHDRYFLDRTVETIFSLESGGNIRQYPGNYSVYLDYKKAEEDREKEAQKKQQVKTKPTQIQTKITKSNQSRKLSFKEKYEYKDLEEKIPKLETKKEELEQILYKNAPSDFNKMQELTASLSQLIEEIDTATERWLELAEREN is encoded by the coding sequence ATGACAATTTTTACTCTACGATCAATTAAAAAAGATTTTGGCATCAAAGAAATACTAAAAGATGCTAGTTTTAGTCTAGAGGAAGGAGATAAAGTTGGTTTAATTGGTACAAATGGATCTGGAAAATCAACTTTATTAAAAATGATAGCTCGATTAGAACCTATTGATGGGGGTGAAATTTGGGTTAATTCGGGGGCGAAAATTGTCTATCTTCCCCAACAACCAGAAATGGATGAAAACCACACAGTTTTAGAACAAGTTTTTGCCCATAGTGGAGAACAAATGGCATTAATTCGAGACTATGAAGAATTATCTCATAAACTGGCTCATCATCAAGGAGATACCAATAACTTAATGGTTCAATTATCGAGTATAACTCAAAAAATTGAAACAGTAGGAGCTTGGGAAGTAGAAACCAATGCTAAGATTATTTTAACTCAGTTAGGGATTGAAGATTTTGAGGCTAAAGTAGGTAATTTATCGGGAGGATATCGTAAACGAATTGCCCTAGCTTCTGCTTTACTATCCCAACCAGATGTGTTATTAATGGATGAACCGACTAACCATTTAGATGCCTTATCAGTAGAATGGTTACAAAGTTATTTGAATCGTTATCAAGGGGCTTTATTTTTAATTACTCATGATCGATATTTTTTAGATAAAGTCACTAACCGAATTATTGAAATTGACCAAGGAGAAATTTATAATTATTCAGGAAATTATAGTTATTTCTTAGAAAAAAAAGCCGAATCAGAAGAATCTGAACTGAGTAGTCAAAGGAAACACGCAGGGGTATTAAGACGAGAATTAGAATGGTTAAAACGAGGACCAAAAGCCAGAAGTACCAAGCAAAAAGCTCGAATTTATCGTATTGAAGATATGCAGCAAAAGGAGTTTAAACAAACACAAGGCAAAGTTGATATTTCTACTGCTAGTCGTCGCATTGGTAAGAAAGTTATTGAGTTAAATAATATTAGTAAATCCTATGACGAACGAACATTAATCAAAGATTTTACTTATATTTTTACCCCTCAAGATAGGGTAGGAATTATTGGTCAAAATGGGGCTGGAAAATCCACTTTAATGAATATTATAACAGGTAAGATTCTACCAGATTCTGGGATAGTAGAAATTGGACCTACCATTCATTTTGGTTATTTTGATCAACATTCTGAGGATTTATTAGTTAATGAAAATCAACGGGTGATTGAATATTTAAAAGAAGTTGCTGAATTAGTTCAAACATCGGATGGCAGTGTTATTACTGCTTCTCAAATGTTAGAAAGATTCCTGTTTTCTCCCAATCAACAATATTCACCCATTAATAAATTATCAGGAGGAGAAAGACGGCGTTTATTTTTATTACAAGTCTTAATGACTGCGCCGAATGTACTTATTTTAGATGAACCAACTAATGATTTAGATGTCCAAACTTTAGCGGTTTTAGAAGAATATTTAGAGGAATTTAACGGATGTGTTATTGTAGTATCCCATGATCGTTACTTTTTAGATCGGACGGTTGAAACTATTTTTTCTTTAGAATCTGGGGGAAATATTCGCCAATATCCTGGTAATTATTCCGTTTATTTAGATTATAAAAAAGCTGAAGAAGACAGAGAAAAAGAAGCACAAAAGAAACAACAAGTCAAGACAAAACCGACACAAATACAAACTAAAATAACAAAATCTAATCAATCTCGTAAACTATCGTTTAAAGAAAAATATGAATATAAAGACTTAGAAGAAAAAATACCTAAATTAGAAACAAAAAAAGAAGAACTTGAACAAATACTGTATAAAAATGCCCCTAGTGATTTTAACAAAATGCAAGAATTAACTGCAAGTTTATCCCAATTAATTGAAGAAATTGATACAGCAACAGAGAGATGGTTAGAATTAGCAGAAAGAGAGAATTAA
- a CDS encoding DUF2808 domain-containing protein, protein MEPVKMKNKLLISLSLSLGTLLTLVSYPSMSGELNNGRTFFNQSPRLLNVMTTFQGIRIPFPSYYYTIELPAQSGESLQKVMINKREGSDIIHYNTDQTIAFEGTPDHRGDSIKVKDTQWDEKSETLIITLDTPVSPGKVFTIGLKPKKNPEFSGIYLFGVTVFPVGNNPMYLYLGNGRLHFFGSEGGSQS, encoded by the coding sequence ATGGAACCTGTCAAAATGAAGAATAAATTATTAATCAGTCTATCTTTAAGTTTAGGAACTTTATTGACTTTGGTTTCTTATCCGTCTATGAGTGGAGAACTCAATAATGGACGCACTTTTTTTAATCAATCTCCTCGTTTACTGAATGTAATGACTACTTTTCAGGGAATTCGTATTCCTTTTCCTAGTTATTATTATACGATTGAATTACCTGCTCAAAGTGGGGAATCTTTACAAAAAGTGATGATTAATAAACGGGAAGGTTCAGACATTATTCATTATAATACTGACCAAACTATTGCTTTTGAAGGAACTCCAGATCATCGTGGGGACTCAATAAAAGTTAAAGACACACAATGGGATGAAAAAAGCGAAACTCTTATTATTACATTAGATACTCCAGTGTCTCCGGGTAAAGTTTTTACTATAGGACTTAAACCGAAAAAGAACCCAGAATTTAGCGGAATTTATTTATTTGGGGTGACAGTTTTTCCTGTTGGGAATAACCCCATGTACTTATATCTTGGCAATGGACGCTTACATTTTTTCGGTAGTGAAGGAGGGAGTCAAAGTTAA
- a CDS encoding NifB/NifX family molybdenum-iron cluster-binding protein, with translation MKIAVVSQDFQTITGKTGKARRFLIFEGTQLGEPILCDHLEISETEPTFHDLHTDDITPHAIDQMILITIEAGEGLAERLSRRGITLYITSETDPLTAVKKVIEGNLPTLSPTPHKEDGTCQNEE, from the coding sequence ATGAAAATTGCCGTTGTTAGTCAAGATTTCCAGACAATTACAGGGAAAACTGGTAAGGCCCGTCGGTTTCTCATTTTTGAAGGAACACAACTTGGGGAACCCATTTTATGCGATCACTTAGAAATTTCTGAGACTGAACCCACATTTCATGACCTCCATACTGATGATATTACGCCCCACGCCATTGATCAGATGATTTTGATTACCATAGAAGCAGGAGAAGGATTAGCTGAAAGATTAAGTCGTCGGGGAATTACTTTGTATATTACTAGCGAAACTGACCCTTTAACTGCTGTTAAAAAAGTAATAGAAGGTAATCTTCCTACTTTGTCCCCAACTCCCCACAAAGAAGATGGAACCTGTCAAAATGAAGAATAA
- a CDS encoding LCP family protein has translation MSVKKIPPVYKPPSEKPRTKKKPNLGRLFLIGLGLTGVSLLSATAGAIIAVSLSATPLRQSKLTADEAKVFSQDQTISYKNLQLPELSRPVNVLVLGVKVLTSDVDDIPQDNLGYQALVNSFKGLSDTMLLLRFDSNTKKLTVLSIPRDTQATINVGKRTQKINEANYNGGPALAAEAVSELLAGVPIDRYVRVNVQGVEKVIDALGGVNVYVPKDMKYQDDSQHLYINLKKGEQHLDGPKAVGFLRFRHDRYGDIGRVQRQQMLMRALVEQSLKPQTLLKMPEILSVIASHIDTNLSLEELLALTGFASQSKRADVKMLMLPGGFSGDGKHEISYWLPNPVQIQHMVAEHFSYGQDEFTPVESDPTRLRIAIQDSTENPEAVRQMVNLLREAGYGRVFISDQWSEPVENTRILAQSGDDMGASALRATLGIGEILVESTGTLSSDITIVLGKDWEQHQPSSTIPYKKTSVTTSYP, from the coding sequence GTGTCAGTCAAAAAAATCCCTCCTGTATATAAACCCCCTTCCGAAAAACCAAGGACGAAGAAAAAGCCTAACCTTGGTCGTTTGTTCTTAATTGGCTTAGGATTAACGGGAGTATCTTTACTCTCAGCGACGGCTGGGGCTATTATAGCGGTATCTCTTTCGGCAACTCCCCTACGGCAAAGCAAACTCACTGCCGATGAAGCTAAAGTCTTTAGTCAAGATCAAACTATTTCCTATAAAAATTTACAGCTACCAGAATTAAGCCGTCCTGTCAATGTGTTGGTCTTGGGAGTAAAAGTCTTAACCTCTGATGTGGACGATATTCCTCAAGATAACTTAGGTTATCAGGCGTTAGTTAATTCTTTTAAGGGGCTATCCGATACCATGCTCCTCTTAAGATTTGATTCTAACACCAAAAAGCTCACGGTTTTGTCTATTCCTAGAGATACCCAAGCGACCATTAATGTGGGTAAAAGAACACAAAAGATCAATGAAGCTAATTATAATGGGGGGCCAGCTTTAGCGGCCGAAGCAGTTAGCGAATTATTAGCAGGAGTCCCCATTGATCGTTATGTACGGGTTAATGTACAAGGGGTCGAAAAAGTAATTGATGCTTTGGGAGGTGTCAATGTTTATGTCCCTAAAGATATGAAATATCAAGATGATAGTCAACATCTCTACATCAATCTTAAGAAAGGAGAACAGCATCTTGATGGCCCTAAAGCAGTAGGATTTTTACGGTTTCGCCATGATCGTTATGGGGATATTGGACGAGTACAACGACAACAAATGTTAATGCGGGCCTTGGTAGAACAGTCCCTTAAACCCCAAACTTTACTAAAAATGCCAGAAATTTTGTCAGTAATTGCTTCTCATATTGACACTAATTTAAGCTTAGAAGAACTTTTAGCTTTAACGGGGTTCGCTTCTCAAAGTAAACGGGCCGACGTTAAAATGTTAATGCTTCCTGGGGGATTTAGTGGTGATGGTAAACATGAAATTAGTTATTGGTTGCCTAACCCTGTTCAAATACAACACATGGTAGCTGAACATTTTAGTTATGGCCAAGATGAGTTTACTCCGGTAGAATCTGACCCCACTCGTTTAAGAATTGCTATTCAAGATAGTACAGAAAATCCCGAAGCGGTACGACAAATGGTTAATTTGTTACGGGAAGCGGGTTATGGTCGGGTGTTTATTAGTGATCAATGGAGTGAACCTGTAGAAAATACTCGTATTCTGGCACAATCAGGGGATGATATGGGGGCCTCTGCTTTACGGGCTACACTAGGAATAGGAGAAATTTTAGTAGAGAGTACAGGAACCTTATCTTCTGATATTACCATTGTCTTGGGTAAGGACTGGGAACAACATCAACCAAGTTCCACTATTCCCTATAAGAAAACTTCCGTAACTACTAGCTATCCTTAA
- a CDS encoding ribbon-helix-helix domain-containing protein gives MQAILRTTTTEMEVTSIRLEKSLKEKLKELSGNQGYQALIRDILWNYVQQKSGDYRPQFCQTDIRAVIEATATKDESCVLTGKLIQENAQMFLGLTIHGDLVPLSVDSVP, from the coding sequence ATGCAAGCTATTTTGCGTACTACAACTACTGAGATGGAAGTGACTAGTATTCGCTTGGAGAAAAGCTTAAAAGAGAAACTTAAAGAATTATCGGGTAATCAAGGTTATCAGGCGTTAATCAGGGATATTTTGTGGAATTATGTACAACAAAAGTCGGGAGACTATCGACCTCAGTTTTGTCAGACGGATATACGGGCAGTTATTGAAGCTACAGCGACTAAGGATGAGAGTTGCGTTTTGACAGGTAAGTTAATACAAGAAAATGCTCAAATGTTCTTAGGTTTAACAATTCATGGGGATTTAGTCCCGTTAAGTGTTGATAGTGTCCCATAG
- a CDS encoding HEAT repeat domain-containing protein has protein sequence MLNSNTQSEVDPVILAQAQTDNLLQMVSEQIAEQTFDFNNQEILQLLVESLGDKRGMTRLRCAETLHEIGTSATPYLLTALANHPDVVVRRASAKTLTLIADPTAVPHLIHSLLNDEDTVVKGSSVGALARIGEPAVASLLDILAANEHPESTKGHAAWALAFIGTEAKEYLYQAIASDSPVVRAAVVGAIAKVAQEEPKPDLFDILINSLTDTDENVRCEAAAALGNVAYQPAIPNLIELLNHQDGESRKAAALALMKIGDESAKESLETALTKESETAVQLILKLGISKFK, from the coding sequence ATGCTCAATTCTAACACTCAATCTGAGGTCGATCCCGTCATTTTAGCTCAAGCGCAGACAGATAACTTGCTGCAAATGGTCAGTGAACAGATTGCCGAACAAACCTTCGATTTCAATAATCAGGAGATTTTGCAGCTTTTGGTCGAATCTTTGGGAGATAAGCGGGGAATGACTCGTCTACGTTGCGCGGAAACCCTGCATGAAATAGGTACATCCGCAACTCCTTATTTATTAACTGCCCTGGCAAATCATCCTGATGTGGTTGTGCGACGAGCTTCCGCTAAAACTTTAACCCTGATCGCTGATCCGACTGCTGTTCCTCATTTGATTCACTCTCTTCTTAATGACGAGGATACGGTAGTTAAAGGTTCATCTGTTGGCGCACTGGCCAGAATCGGAGAGCCGGCTGTGGCATCCTTACTGGATATTTTAGCAGCAAATGAGCATCCAGAAAGTACAAAAGGCCATGCAGCTTGGGCCTTGGCCTTTATTGGTACAGAAGCAAAAGAGTATTTGTATCAAGCGATCGCTTCTGATTCGCCAGTAGTTCGTGCTGCCGTAGTAGGCGCGATCGCCAAAGTGGCGCAGGAAGAACCTAAACCCGATCTTTTCGACATTTTAATCAATTCTCTGACTGATACTGACGAAAATGTACGTTGCGAAGCGGCTGCTGCTTTGGGTAATGTTGCTTATCAACCCGCTATTCCCAACCTCATTGAGTTACTAAATCATCAGGATGGGGAAAGTAGAAAAGCAGCAGCCTTAGCATTAATGAAAATTGGTGATGAGTCTGCCAAAGAATCGTTAGAAACTGCATTAACCAAGGAATCAGAAACAGCAGTTCAATTAATACTTAAGTTAGGGATTTCTAAATTCAAGTGA
- a CDS encoding phycobiliprotein lyase: protein MQLIPPMTMMDFFGKSQGVWFIQRTVHNFDTSADESGESNVIIDVLTRDDPRVLEVCQQQNIAPDKVSGGASFMWQDNLDNTTPNQNYAAILIDIPDPTNPKTGKFLRNRGYVEGIPVIGVYNFADDGVLTIETEYETNQGQERCWFINDHFRVRVMTVQMINGVKQMAYCSERRCVSDSILEKMVEQNRLRLSANGSSVALK from the coding sequence ATGCAGTTAATACCACCCATGACAATGATGGACTTCTTTGGCAAAAGTCAAGGAGTTTGGTTTATTCAGCGAACCGTGCATAATTTTGATACTTCTGCTGATGAATCAGGAGAATCTAATGTCATTATCGATGTTTTAACCAGAGATGATCCTAGAGTTTTAGAGGTTTGCCAACAACAAAACATTGCTCCTGATAAGGTCAGTGGTGGGGCCAGTTTTATGTGGCAGGATAATTTAGATAATACAACCCCTAATCAAAATTATGCCGCTATTCTCATTGATATTCCCGACCCCACCAATCCCAAAACAGGCAAATTTTTGCGTAATCGAGGCTATGTTGAAGGAATTCCCGTAATCGGTGTTTATAATTTTGCCGATGATGGTGTATTGACTATTGAGACGGAATATGAGACAAATCAAGGACAGGAAAGGTGTTGGTTTATTAATGATCATTTTCGGGTGCGGGTTATGACCGTTCAAATGATTAATGGAGTGAAGCAAATGGCCTATTGTTCAGAGCGTCGCTGTGTTTCTGATTCCATATTAGAAAAGATGGTTGAACAAAATCGTTTGAGACTTTCTGCAAACGGGTCTTCTGTCGCCTTAAAATAA
- a CDS encoding pentapeptide repeat-containing protein — translation MVIHQQASAFCELPSATEILQAFHQGKSLAQTNLQGINLSQMDLSGIDLSGANLIGANLSQTNLKGANLTGIDLRRANLKDANLQGANLQESYLFRANLQGCNLADTNLEGAKLKLALYDVHTIWLEGFNYRNSGAIGPGANLSGAFLNAAYLRGVDLSGCNLRGAYLSGADLTGANLEGVALSGANLQNAFLTGACLRNAMLIGAELQGADLRATDLTGANLEQLKSIAGADFTLALGLNEATKAMLCSRNAQELGTWNAFTRNNTAQSLGYQMG, via the coding sequence ATGGTAATTCATCAACAAGCTTCTGCCTTCTGTGAACTTCCTTCGGCCACGGAAATTTTACAAGCATTTCATCAGGGTAAAAGCCTCGCACAAACTAACCTACAGGGAATCAACCTCAGTCAGATGGACTTATCTGGTATTGATTTAAGTGGGGCTAATTTGATCGGGGCTAATCTCAGTCAAACCAATTTAAAAGGAGCGAATCTCACCGGAATTGATTTACGGCGGGCTAATCTTAAGGATGCCAATTTACAAGGCGCGAATTTACAGGAAAGTTATCTTTTTCGGGCTAATTTACAGGGCTGTAATTTAGCGGATACCAACTTAGAGGGAGCAAAATTAAAATTAGCTCTCTATGATGTCCATACTATCTGGTTAGAAGGCTTTAATTATCGAAATTCCGGGGCGATTGGACCTGGGGCTAATCTTAGTGGTGCTTTTCTCAATGCAGCCTACCTCAGAGGCGTAGATTTAAGTGGTTGTAACCTACGGGGGGCTTATCTGAGTGGGGCAGATTTAACGGGGGCAAATTTAGAAGGGGTTGCCTTAAGCGGGGCGAATCTTCAAAATGCCTTTCTTACTGGGGCTTGTTTACGCAATGCTATGTTAATTGGAGCAGAACTACAGGGAGCAGATTTGCGAGCGACTGACTTAACAGGGGCAAATTTAGAGCAGTTAAAGAGTATCGCCGGAGCAGATTTTACTCTAGCGCTAGGGTTAAATGAGGCAACGAAAGCAATGCTTTGTAGTCGCAATGCTCAAGAATTAGGCACTTGGAATGCTTTTACTCGCAATAATACCGCTCAAAGTCTTGGCTATCAGATGGGTTAG
- a CDS encoding iron-containing redox enzyme family protein, with protein sequence MTMLVSTLKPLVTAPQLPTFLLNAKGIKDLAHEAFQNKGGFAWRTIQFLLFDINLRLMEKGFGLGTPRASREWEIRNLIEQIEQQYLPQEQIPSELTNVEVFMPWLKERISQHRVNHHQLFDLFDSNDLSDEEVRYFLSNYRVNMQRFHLHVAAFSLIVPFEMREELYHNLYDEFGQGNFADAHPNLFEPLMNYFGGAREDDINPETCNLLNTKINLCWFADGLHYGIGGMGALELAIPLQQRRVLAHLRRRGLSEDMVKFFVVHCELDEDHGEGWFAAGMPHMQTPEDLQKVFSSAMRMLEARAGVYDGILNGILEARKQADNYLYAA encoded by the coding sequence ATGACAATGTTGGTATCTACATTAAAGCCATTAGTCACAGCCCCTCAACTTCCCACATTCTTACTTAATGCCAAGGGAATTAAAGATTTGGCACATGAGGCTTTCCAAAATAAAGGAGGTTTTGCTTGGCGAACAATTCAATTTCTTTTATTTGATATAAACTTACGTTTAATGGAAAAGGGTTTTGGTTTAGGAACTCCCCGCGCCTCAAGAGAATGGGAAATTCGTAACTTGATTGAGCAAATTGAGCAACAATATTTGCCCCAAGAGCAAATACCCTCTGAACTCACTAATGTTGAAGTTTTCATGCCATGGCTCAAAGAGCGGATTAGTCAGCACCGTGTCAACCATCATCAACTATTTGATCTGTTTGATAGCAATGATTTGAGCGATGAAGAAGTTCGCTACTTCCTTTCTAATTACCGAGTTAATATGCAACGTTTTCACCTGCACGTTGCTGCCTTTAGCCTAATTGTGCCTTTTGAAATGCGCGAAGAACTCTATCATAATCTCTACGACGAGTTTGGTCAGGGGAATTTTGCTGACGCTCATCCCAATTTATTTGAACCCCTGATGAATTATTTCGGCGGAGCGCGCGAAGATGATATTAACCCAGAGACTTGCAATCTGCTCAATACCAAGATTAACCTCTGCTGGTTTGCCGACGGACTACATTACGGAATTGGCGGCATGGGAGCTTTAGAATTAGCAATTCCCCTCCAACAGCGTCGAGTTTTGGCACATCTGCGTCGTCGCGGTTTGAGTGAAGATATGGTGAAATTCTTCGTTGTTCATTGTGAACTCGATGAAGATCATGGGGAAGGCTGGTTTGCTGCAGGAATGCCTCATATGCAAACTCCTGAAGACCTACAAAAAGTTTTCTCTAGTGCAATGCGGATGCTTGAAGCCAGAGCCGGAGTTTATGACGGTATTTTAAATGGCATTTTGGAAGCCCGCAAGCAAGCGGATAATTATCTCTATGCCGCGTAA
- a CDS encoding tautomerase family protein, whose protein sequence is MPLITLRASKILSENIKSSLAESLSLITEKILRKNSKVIVVLFESSEQQGQWYVDGKIKSDPEVIFELSILVTKGTNTDEEKAEWIAQTWKLITDVLGNSSHPNYISIQEIEGKNWGYNGLTQEQRKIQST, encoded by the coding sequence ATGCCGCTCATAACACTAAGGGCTAGTAAGATATTGTCTGAGAATATCAAAAGTAGCCTTGCTGAAAGTTTATCTCTGATAACGGAAAAAATTCTTCGCAAAAATAGCAAAGTAATTGTTGTTCTTTTTGAATCTTCTGAGCAACAAGGGCAATGGTATGTAGACGGTAAAATTAAAAGTGATCCTGAAGTAATTTTTGAGTTGAGTATTCTTGTTACCAAAGGGACAAATACTGACGAAGAAAAAGCGGAATGGATAGCACAAACCTGGAAACTGATTACAGATGTTCTTGGCAATTCGTCCCATCCAAACTATATTTCTATCCAGGAAATAGAGGGTAAAAACTGGGGTTATAATGGTCTTACTCAGGAACAAAGAAAGATTCAATCAACCTAA
- a CDS encoding cupin domain-containing protein, with protein sequence MLNQDQLKQDQLLKRPVVGYNGQSRSDDPSSRNGQLMSNGQVKFDPFPYNSINDRVIKFEGMENVSLPDDLDFVPYQLDVRKGVGIHTIFSLVDQDPQGPDAAILKYEPGAFIALHEHMGHEMVLVLTGDYIENGVTFLPGSLILRSPGTFHTMASVNGCTILATRYIKVKQRPDLWNEFASQTEGVEPVSR encoded by the coding sequence ATGTTAAACCAGGATCAGTTAAAGCAAGATCAACTCTTAAAAAGACCTGTAGTTGGATACAACGGTCAAAGTAGAAGTGATGATCCTAGTTCAAGAAATGGCCAATTGATGAGCAATGGACAAGTAAAATTTGATCCATTCCCCTACAATTCTATTAACGACAGAGTGATTAAGTTTGAGGGCATGGAAAATGTTTCTTTGCCAGATGATCTTGACTTTGTACCATATCAACTAGATGTACGAAAAGGTGTTGGCATCCATACAATTTTTAGTCTGGTAGATCAAGATCCTCAAGGTCCTGATGCCGCAATTCTTAAATATGAGCCTGGTGCATTTATTGCTTTGCATGAACATATGGGTCATGAAATGGTTTTGGTGTTAACAGGAGATTACATTGAGAATGGTGTCACCTTTTTACCTGGATCATTAATACTTCGCTCACCAGGAACTTTTCATACAATGGCTTCTGTTAATGGTTGCACCATTTTGGCGACACGTTATATCAAGGTTAAACAGCGGCCCGATTTGTGGAACGAGTTTGCGTCACAGACCGAAGGTGTTGAACCTGTTTCAAGATAG
- a CDS encoding AMP-binding protein, producing the protein MHSYVPLSPTTFLERSGQAFPNRSAIAHADGIVTYGELLRRCRCLAQVLKGLQVGYGDRVALLTENNQQTIEAHFSIPAIGAVIVALNPWLPEQDLVSLLDYCEAKVLIVDASLREKIVLNHEVTLSHLQQVIVIDTPATLIDSGVLDYETCLAAENGDFKLDQTVVNELDPLTINFTSGTTGRPKGVICSHRGAYLHALGQVLMIGLNRASKYLWVLPMFHVNGWGHMWANVAVGASQVILPSDQIRDSSVVCQAVSKYKITHLSGAPRLVRSLASAPGDKESFRGLTIITGGAAPSHTLIEQLDDMGVNFIHQYGLNETFGPYVVCEEQEEWQALSSSSRALKRARQGVGTIHAGTGLRVVDDSKQDVPWDGHTLGEVIMAGNTVATGYYKNPEATEKAFRDGWFHTGDVAIIHPDGYLEIRDRLKDLIYVETDYGWENISSIEIENVLCRHELVRDAAVVGISPEDLGKNQTLLVAFIEPWDSQTITKEDLHHFCESQLASYKQPQVFYFTDLPKTATGKVRKDLLVKQVSSRT; encoded by the coding sequence ATGCACTCATATGTACCATTGAGTCCAACCACTTTTTTAGAGCGCAGTGGTCAGGCATTTCCTAACCGAAGCGCGATCGCCCATGCTGATGGAATAGTTACTTATGGGGAGTTATTGCGCCGATGTCGCTGTTTGGCCCAAGTTTTGAAAGGACTGCAAGTGGGGTACGGTGATCGAGTTGCTCTCCTGACAGAAAACAATCAACAAACAATTGAAGCTCATTTCAGCATTCCAGCTATTGGTGCTGTGATTGTAGCTCTCAATCCTTGGCTGCCGGAGCAAGATCTTGTCTCTCTGTTAGACTATTGTGAGGCCAAAGTCTTGATTGTAGATGCTTCCTTAAGGGAGAAAATTGTCCTAAATCATGAAGTGACTCTTTCACACTTGCAGCAAGTTATCGTTATCGATACCCCCGCCACCCTTATCGATTCTGGAGTCCTCGACTACGAAACTTGTTTAGCGGCTGAAAATGGTGATTTTAAGCTAGATCAAACCGTTGTCAATGAACTAGATCCCCTGACCATCAATTTTACTTCCGGTACTACGGGTCGTCCAAAAGGGGTAATTTGCAGTCACAGAGGTGCTTATCTGCACGCATTGGGGCAGGTGTTGATGATTGGACTTAATCGGGCTTCTAAATATCTGTGGGTACTTCCCATGTTTCATGTTAATGGCTGGGGCCATATGTGGGCCAATGTTGCCGTGGGAGCAAGTCAAGTAATTCTGCCAAGTGACCAAATCCGAGATAGTTCTGTCGTTTGTCAAGCAGTCTCCAAATACAAAATTACCCACTTATCAGGTGCGCCTCGTCTGGTGCGATCGCTTGCATCAGCCCCAGGAGACAAGGAATCATTTCGCGGTCTGACGATTATTACGGGGGGGGCTGCACCTTCTCATACTCTGATCGAACAATTGGATGATATGGGGGTTAATTTTATCCACCAATATGGGTTAAATGAAACTTTTGGCCCCTATGTCGTTTGTGAAGAGCAAGAAGAATGGCAGGCATTATCTTCTTCCAGTCGCGCCCTCAAGCGCGCCCGCCAAGGAGTAGGAACTATTCATGCTGGAACAGGGCTACGGGTGGTCGATGACTCAAAACAAGACGTTCCTTGGGATGGTCATACCTTGGGGGAAGTGATCATGGCAGGTAATACGGTGGCGACCGGTTACTACAAAAATCCTGAAGCTACTGAAAAGGCGTTTCGAGATGGCTGGTTCCACACGGGGGATGTAGCAATTATTCATCCAGACGGCTATCTAGAGATTCGAGACCGTCTCAAGGACTTAATCTATGTAGAAACAGATTATGGTTGGGAAAACATTTCCTCCATCGAAATTGAGAATGTACTATGTAGACACGAACTGGTACGAGATGCTGCGGTGGTCGGAATCTCACCTGAAGATCTAGGAAAAAATCAGACTCTGTTGGTGGCTTTTATCGAACCCTGGGACTCCCAAACCATCACCAAAGAAGATTTGCACCATTTTTGTGAATCTCAACTTGCTTCTTACAAGCAACCCCAAGTATTTTACTTTACGGACTTGCCTAAGACTGCGACAGGCAAGGTTCGCAAGGACTTGTTAGTTAAGCAAGTAAGTAGTCGGACATAA